The Aggregicoccus sp. 17bor-14 genome includes a region encoding these proteins:
- the hrpB gene encoding ATP-dependent helicase HrpB — protein sequence MAEVALPIDPLLPEIVSTLKRAQALVLEAPPGAGKTTRVPRALLEAGLGGGKEIVVLQPRRLATRLAAQRVAEELGERVGETVGYQVRFEDVRSSKTRLSFVTEGVLGRRLLGDPTLRDVGVVVLDEFHERHLSADISLAQLARLQQGARPDLKLVVMSATLEAGPISSYLGGCPTLRSEGRRFEVTLEYLPSPDERYLDAQVLSAVKRLVAAGVEGDLLVFLPGAGEIRRAKEACAEFAERHGMDVLPLHGDLSPAEQDRAVRRSSRRKLILSTNVAETSVTIDGVAAVIDSGLARTASHSPWSGLPALKVAKVSRASATQRAGRAGRTRAGHCLRLYTQHDFDGRPEQEAPEIRRMDLTETVLALRASGVRDLATFPFFESPPAASLEAAETLLRRLGAVDAAGAVTPVGERLLRFPVHPRQARIIAEGEKRGVGADAAVLAALLGERDIRREARAGFGPQGRGSAAGSVVSGPSDLLELLERFREAERAGFSPGRLQGLSLEPAAVQAVDRVQRQLRRAVREQGRRPERAEALEEALMLSALAGYPDRVARRRRPRAPELLLFGGGTATLSELSVVHEPELMVAVDAEERAGKGAVVRLASAVEPEWLLDLYPEALEELDALQWNADARRVERVTRLAYGNLVLEETRTVAPPSEEAARVLVDAALAAGPERFASAEALEQWRTRVGLLASAFPEAGFPSVDAAFVRDALASLCVGARSFADLEGVSLIDALQARLTSEQARLLANHVPERVTLPGGRGVKVHYEQGKPPWVESRLQDFFGLAQGPSVCAGRVPLVLHLLAPNMRAVQVTTDLAGFWERHYPAIRKELCRKYPRHSWPEDPRHAQPPPPRPPRR from the coding sequence ATGGCCGAGGTCGCGCTCCCCATCGATCCGCTGCTGCCCGAGATCGTCTCCACGCTGAAGCGTGCGCAGGCGCTCGTGCTGGAGGCGCCCCCGGGCGCCGGAAAGACCACCCGCGTTCCGCGTGCGCTGCTGGAGGCGGGCCTGGGCGGCGGCAAGGAGATCGTGGTGCTGCAGCCGCGGCGCCTCGCCACCCGGCTCGCCGCGCAGCGCGTGGCCGAGGAGCTCGGCGAGCGCGTGGGCGAGACCGTGGGCTACCAGGTGCGCTTCGAGGACGTGCGCAGCAGCAAGACGCGCCTGTCCTTCGTCACCGAGGGCGTGCTCGGGCGCAGGCTGCTGGGCGATCCGACGCTGCGCGACGTGGGCGTGGTGGTGCTGGACGAGTTCCACGAGCGCCACCTCTCGGCGGACATCTCGCTCGCGCAGCTCGCGCGCCTGCAGCAGGGCGCGCGCCCGGACCTCAAGCTGGTCGTGATGTCCGCGACCCTGGAGGCGGGCCCCATCAGCAGCTACCTGGGCGGCTGCCCCACCCTGCGCTCCGAGGGCCGGCGCTTCGAGGTGACGCTCGAGTACCTGCCCTCGCCCGACGAGCGCTACCTCGACGCGCAGGTGCTCTCCGCGGTGAAGCGCCTGGTGGCCGCGGGCGTGGAGGGAGACCTGCTCGTCTTCCTGCCGGGGGCCGGGGAGATCCGCCGCGCGAAGGAGGCCTGCGCGGAGTTCGCCGAGCGCCACGGCATGGACGTGCTCCCGCTGCACGGCGACCTCTCCCCCGCCGAGCAGGATCGCGCGGTGCGCCGCAGCAGCCGCCGCAAGCTCATCCTCTCCACCAACGTGGCCGAGACGTCGGTCACCATCGACGGCGTGGCGGCGGTGATCGACAGCGGGCTCGCCCGCACGGCGTCCCACTCGCCCTGGTCGGGGCTGCCCGCGCTCAAGGTCGCGAAGGTGAGCCGCGCCTCGGCCACGCAGCGCGCAGGCCGTGCGGGCCGCACGCGCGCGGGCCACTGCCTGCGCCTGTACACGCAGCACGACTTCGACGGGCGGCCCGAGCAGGAGGCGCCGGAGATCCGCCGCATGGATCTCACCGAGACCGTGCTCGCACTGCGCGCCTCGGGGGTGCGTGACCTCGCCACCTTCCCCTTCTTCGAGTCGCCGCCCGCGGCGTCGCTGGAAGCCGCCGAGACGCTGCTGCGGCGCCTGGGCGCGGTGGACGCGGCAGGGGCCGTGACGCCCGTGGGCGAGCGGCTGCTGCGCTTCCCCGTGCACCCGCGCCAGGCGCGCATCATCGCGGAGGGTGAGAAGCGCGGCGTGGGAGCGGACGCGGCGGTGCTCGCGGCGCTGCTGGGCGAGCGCGACATCCGCCGCGAGGCGCGCGCGGGCTTCGGCCCCCAGGGGCGCGGCAGCGCGGCAGGCTCGGTGGTGAGCGGCCCCTCGGACCTGCTCGAGCTGCTCGAGCGCTTCCGCGAGGCCGAGCGCGCGGGCTTCTCTCCGGGCCGCCTGCAGGGGCTCTCGCTGGAGCCCGCGGCAGTGCAGGCGGTGGACCGCGTGCAGCGGCAGCTGCGGCGCGCCGTGCGGGAGCAGGGGCGCCGCCCCGAGCGCGCCGAGGCGCTCGAGGAGGCGCTGATGCTGAGCGCGCTCGCGGGCTATCCGGACCGGGTCGCGCGCCGGCGCCGTCCCCGCGCGCCCGAGCTGCTGCTCTTCGGCGGCGGCACCGCGACGCTCTCCGAGCTGAGCGTGGTGCACGAGCCCGAGCTGATGGTGGCCGTGGACGCCGAGGAGCGCGCGGGCAAGGGCGCGGTGGTGCGGCTCGCGAGCGCGGTGGAGCCCGAGTGGCTGCTGGACCTCTACCCCGAGGCGCTCGAGGAGCTGGACGCGCTGCAGTGGAACGCGGACGCGCGGCGCGTGGAGCGCGTGACGCGGCTGGCCTACGGCAACCTCGTGCTCGAGGAGACGCGCACCGTGGCGCCCCCGTCCGAGGAGGCGGCGCGGGTGCTGGTGGACGCGGCGCTCGCGGCGGGCCCCGAGCGCTTCGCGAGCGCGGAGGCGCTCGAGCAGTGGCGCACCCGCGTGGGGCTGCTCGCGAGCGCCTTCCCCGAGGCGGGCTTTCCCAGCGTGGACGCGGCCTTCGTCCGCGACGCGCTCGCCTCCTTGTGCGTGGGCGCGCGCAGCTTCGCGGACCTCGAGGGGGTGAGCCTCATCGACGCGCTGCAGGCGCGGCTCACGTCGGAGCAGGCGCGGCTGCTCGCGAACCACGTGCCGGAGCGCGTGACGCTGCCGGGCGGGCGCGGCGTGAAGGTGCACTACGAGCAGGGCAAGCCGCCCTGGGTGGAGTCGCGCCTGCAGGACTTCTTCGGCCTCGCGCAGGGCCCCAGCGTGTGCGCGGGCCGGGTGCCGCTGGTGCTGCACCTGCTCGCGCCCAACATGCGCGCCGTGCAGGTGACCACGGACCTGGCGGGCTTCTGGGAGCGCCACTACCCGGCCATCCGCAAGGAGCTGTGCCGCAAGTACCCGCGCCACAGCTGGCCGGAGGACCCGCGCCACGCGCAGCCGCCTCCTCCGAGGCCGCCGCGCCGCTGA
- a CDS encoding RimK family alpha-L-glutamate ligase — translation MKITLLSRSASIPSTKRLIEAARARGHKARVLNPVRVEMHLDGRSANLYYQRKKLSPCDVVIPRIAQSISNYGLAVVNQFAMRGIPIVNSAQAIAQSRNKMRTLQLLSAHGIDIPATVMARDAGDLKEMVGLVGGVPVLVKLLQGQEKHGVMVCESLQSLEAALEAILGLGHNLVVQQYVKKTGHDLRVLVIGGKAVAGVRRRPRVGRLSATLNRGARLEGIALSPSQREAAEGAARLVGLDVAAVDLLDVQGAPKVFEVNSSPALPEMEAATGMDLAGLIVERAEQLVREAPPRAPRRERAASSAPAAKRGRRTPKASAGGL, via the coding sequence ATGAAGATCACGCTCCTCTCGCGCTCCGCCTCCATCCCGTCCACCAAGCGCCTCATCGAGGCGGCGCGCGCGCGCGGGCACAAGGCGCGCGTGCTCAACCCGGTGCGCGTGGAGATGCACCTCGACGGACGCAGCGCGAACCTCTACTACCAGCGCAAGAAGCTCTCGCCCTGCGACGTGGTCATCCCGCGCATCGCGCAGAGCATCAGCAACTACGGCCTCGCGGTGGTGAACCAGTTCGCGATGCGGGGCATCCCCATCGTCAACAGCGCCCAGGCCATCGCCCAGTCGCGCAACAAGATGCGCACGCTGCAGCTGCTCTCGGCGCACGGCATCGACATCCCGGCCACCGTGATGGCGCGCGACGCCGGAGACCTGAAGGAGATGGTGGGGCTGGTGGGCGGCGTGCCCGTGCTCGTGAAGCTGCTGCAGGGGCAGGAGAAGCACGGCGTGATGGTGTGCGAGAGCCTCCAGTCGCTCGAGGCAGCGCTCGAGGCCATCCTCGGCCTCGGCCACAACCTGGTGGTCCAGCAGTACGTGAAGAAGACGGGGCACGATCTGCGCGTGCTCGTCATCGGGGGCAAGGCCGTGGCGGGCGTGCGCCGGCGCCCCCGCGTGGGCCGCCTCTCCGCCACCCTCAACCGCGGCGCGCGCCTGGAGGGCATTGCGCTGTCGCCCTCCCAGCGCGAGGCCGCCGAGGGGGCGGCGCGCCTGGTGGGCCTCGACGTCGCCGCCGTGGACCTCCTGGACGTGCAGGGCGCCCCCAAGGTCTTCGAGGTCAACAGCTCGCCGGCCCTCCCGGAGATGGAGGCGGCGACGGGCATGGACCTCGCCGGTCTCATCGTCGAGCGCGCCGAGCAGCTGGTGCGCGAGGCGCCGCCGCGCGCGCCCCGCCGCGAGCGCGCGGCCTCCAGCGCCCCGGCTGCCAAGCGCGGGCGTCGCACGCCCAAGGCCTCTGCCGGAGGGCTGTGA
- the fdxA gene encoding ferredoxin FdxA, with product MAYVVAEPCIKCKYTDCVEVCPVNCFYEGANFLVIHPDECIDCGACEPVCPTKAIFPESDLPGQWSEYKALNAEFAPKWPNIAEKKAPLPEAEEFKDKTDKRKLFDPNPGA from the coding sequence ATGGCCTACGTCGTCGCCGAGCCTTGCATCAAGTGCAAGTACACCGACTGTGTCGAGGTCTGCCCCGTCAATTGCTTCTACGAAGGGGCGAACTTCCTCGTGATCCACCCGGACGAGTGCATCGACTGCGGTGCCTGCGAGCCGGTGTGCCCCACCAAGGCGATCTTCCCCGAGAGCGACCTCCCGGGTCAGTGGTCCGAGTACAAGGCCCTCAACGCGGAGTTCGCCCCCAAGTGGCCGAACATCGCGGAGAAGAAGGCGCCCCTGCCCGAGGCCGAGGAGTTCAAGGACAAGACCGACAAGCGCAAGCTCTTCGACCCGAACCCGGGCGCCTGA
- the cglB gene encoding adventurous gliding motility lipoprotein CglB: MRAKLTILSALAVGIAAGAIAGCQTYDFEPVNPLALGQTTVLNKVVAKGETPNMMMLVDTSGSMNTPVACGSGTCPTRWQELQGAMKTFLTGSGTVARLGLTTFPDTQVGNPIGPACTASSKVDKDLPAPGTDETAVQLQARANEINAILQKINSGQSGAEIVVGGTPTSVSLQFVGGLPALQDPDRENLVLLLTDGLPNCNPNNPASGITDPAACRCTLGTNACNDAESERLGCLDKDVSVQRVEELASRGIRTIVIGFGAETTSGTAVEVLNAMAEKGGFARPCAPGQATCTKFYPASNQQELAAQLAAISGLLPGNPCLVPLTTEQLPSDDKLLVVKLTADGVTRTAEQGTDYQLNRTGDKQGVEMIGATCERIKQSTPRDPVTLEVFAVQPK, translated from the coding sequence ATGCGCGCCAAGCTGACCATCCTCAGCGCTCTTGCAGTGGGCATCGCCGCCGGTGCGATCGCGGGCTGCCAGACCTATGACTTCGAGCCGGTGAACCCGCTCGCGCTGGGCCAGACCACGGTGCTGAACAAGGTCGTCGCGAAGGGCGAGACCCCCAACATGATGATGCTCGTGGACACCTCGGGCTCCATGAACACGCCGGTGGCGTGCGGCTCCGGCACCTGCCCCACGCGGTGGCAGGAACTGCAGGGCGCAATGAAGACCTTCCTCACCGGCAGCGGGACGGTGGCGCGTCTCGGGCTCACGACCTTCCCGGACACGCAGGTCGGCAACCCCATCGGCCCTGCGTGCACCGCCTCGAGCAAGGTCGACAAGGATCTGCCCGCGCCCGGAACCGACGAAACGGCCGTGCAGCTGCAGGCGCGTGCCAACGAGATCAACGCGATCCTCCAGAAGATCAACTCGGGCCAGTCCGGCGCGGAGATCGTGGTGGGCGGGACCCCGACGAGCGTCAGCCTCCAGTTCGTGGGCGGCCTGCCCGCGCTCCAGGATCCGGACCGCGAGAACCTCGTGCTGCTGCTGACGGACGGTCTGCCCAACTGCAATCCGAACAACCCCGCCAGTGGCATCACGGATCCGGCTGCCTGCCGATGCACGCTGGGCACCAATGCTTGCAACGACGCGGAGTCCGAGCGCCTGGGCTGCCTCGACAAGGACGTGAGTGTGCAGCGCGTGGAGGAGCTGGCCAGCCGCGGCATTCGCACGATCGTGATCGGCTTCGGAGCGGAGACGACCTCGGGCACGGCGGTGGAGGTGCTCAACGCAATGGCCGAGAAGGGAGGCTTCGCTCGTCCGTGCGCGCCCGGTCAGGCCACCTGCACGAAGTTCTATCCGGCGTCGAACCAGCAGGAGCTCGCCGCGCAGCTGGCGGCCATCTCGGGGCTGCTGCCCGGAAACCCCTGCCTCGTGCCGCTGACCACCGAGCAGCTGCCCAGCGACGACAAGCTGCTCGTCGTGAAGCTCACTGCGGACGGTGTCACCCGCACGGCCGAGCAGGGCACGGACTACCAGCTGAATCGCACCGGCGACAAGCAGGGCGTGGAGATGATCGGCGCCACCTGCGAGCGCATCAAGCAGTCCACCCCGCGCGATCCCGTGACGCTCGAGGTCTTCGCCGTCCAGCCGAAGTAG
- the rlmB gene encoding 23S rRNA (guanosine(2251)-2'-O)-methyltransferase RlmB has translation MSRERTPQHPQRREGREGRRSQGEQRLVYGVNPVLEALRAHPDAVERLYTSEGQLAGRAGAELLGLAREAGVRVESVARERLAQLADGGVHQGVVAELRAFSYSELSDLIERAQASGRPPLFVVLDGIQDPHNLGAIIRSAHALGAHGVVIPKDRAVQVTGTVAKASAGAVEYCPVAQVVNLSRALEELKAAGIWIAAADPGSQEPLWRARLDGPMAIVVGAEGAGVREGVLKHCDFRLQIPMIGRVGSLNASVSAAVLLYECARQRAAPAAGGK, from the coding sequence GTGTCCAGAGAGCGAACCCCGCAGCATCCGCAGCGTCGTGAGGGACGGGAGGGCCGCCGCTCCCAGGGCGAGCAGCGCCTCGTCTACGGAGTGAACCCCGTGCTGGAGGCCCTGCGGGCGCACCCGGATGCGGTGGAGCGCCTCTACACCTCCGAGGGGCAGCTGGCCGGCCGCGCGGGCGCGGAGCTGCTGGGACTCGCGCGCGAGGCGGGCGTGCGGGTGGAGAGCGTGGCGCGCGAGCGCCTCGCCCAGCTCGCCGACGGTGGCGTCCACCAGGGCGTGGTCGCGGAGCTGCGCGCCTTCTCGTACAGCGAGCTCTCGGACCTCATCGAGCGCGCCCAGGCGAGCGGGCGGCCGCCGCTCTTCGTCGTCCTGGACGGCATCCAGGACCCGCACAACCTCGGCGCCATCATCCGCTCGGCGCACGCGCTGGGCGCCCACGGCGTGGTCATCCCCAAGGACCGGGCGGTGCAGGTGACCGGCACGGTGGCCAAGGCCTCGGCCGGTGCGGTGGAGTACTGCCCCGTGGCCCAGGTGGTGAACCTGTCGCGCGCGCTCGAGGAGCTGAAGGCCGCAGGCATCTGGATCGCCGCCGCCGACCCCGGCTCCCAGGAGCCCCTGTGGCGCGCCCGCCTGGACGGCCCCATGGCCATCGTCGTGGGCGCCGAGGGGGCAGGCGTGCGCGAGGGCGTCCTCAAGCACTGCGACTTCCGCCTGCAGATTCCGATGATCGGCCGCGTGGGCTCACTCAACGCGTCCGTCTCCGCAGCGGTTCTGCTATACGAGTGCGCCCGCCAGCGGGCCGCGCCTGCCGCCGGGGGAAAGTAG
- a CDS encoding HAD family hydrolase, with the protein MQPTVLLFDIDGTLVTTGGAGRRAMELAFERLHGRRDACDSFKMSGMTDRAIVRKGLEVIGVQPTEPAIDALIAAYIAGLHEEIPKVQDRDYVLHPGMREAVEAASARSGFAVGLGTGNVRPGAKVKLERVQLYEPFRFGGFGCDAEDRTELIRHGARAGAALLGAPLEACRVVVIGDTPKDVAAAKGIGATTIGVGTGSYSAQELQAAGAEFAFDDFTAPGALQALLHGR; encoded by the coding sequence ATGCAACCCACCGTCCTCCTCTTCGACATCGATGGCACCCTCGTCACCACCGGGGGCGCGGGCCGCCGCGCCATGGAGCTCGCCTTCGAGCGCCTCCACGGACGCCGCGACGCCTGCGACTCCTTCAAGATGTCCGGGATGACCGACCGGGCCATCGTGCGCAAAGGGCTGGAGGTCATCGGCGTGCAGCCCACCGAGCCCGCGATCGACGCGCTCATCGCCGCGTACATCGCCGGCCTGCACGAGGAGATCCCGAAGGTGCAGGACCGCGACTACGTGCTGCACCCGGGCATGCGCGAGGCCGTGGAGGCGGCGAGCGCCCGCAGCGGCTTCGCCGTGGGGCTGGGCACGGGCAACGTGCGCCCCGGGGCGAAGGTGAAGCTCGAGCGCGTGCAGCTCTACGAGCCGTTCCGCTTCGGCGGCTTCGGCTGCGATGCCGAGGATCGCACCGAGCTCATCCGCCACGGGGCCCGCGCGGGCGCGGCGTTGCTGGGCGCTCCGCTGGAGGCCTGCCGCGTGGTGGTGATCGGGGACACGCCGAAGGACGTGGCGGCCGCCAAGGGCATCGGGGCGACCACCATCGGGGTAGGCACCGGCAGCTACAGCGCGCAGGAGCTGCAGGCGGCCGGCGCCGAGTTCGCCTTCGACGACTTCACCGCGCCCGGCGCGCTGCAGGCCCTGCTGCACGGGCGCTGA
- a CDS encoding DsrE family protein: MAGRVFFFLQHATYEPAFQAASMGITAAAMGDEVYFVFAFDALRQLVRGSFGLPHTEKEMAESARAEGLNVPPPARMLAEARSLGARLIACDTTVRICGFDPAELTLEHTLDEVMGLASLWRLTSGARTLSL, translated from the coding sequence ATGGCTGGGCGCGTCTTCTTCTTCCTGCAGCACGCGACGTACGAGCCCGCGTTCCAGGCGGCCTCGATGGGCATCACTGCCGCGGCGATGGGGGACGAGGTCTACTTCGTCTTCGCCTTCGATGCGCTTCGCCAGCTCGTGCGAGGCAGCTTCGGGCTCCCGCACACCGAGAAGGAGATGGCGGAGAGCGCTCGCGCAGAGGGCCTCAACGTCCCGCCTCCCGCGCGCATGCTCGCGGAGGCGCGCAGCCTCGGCGCACGTCTCATCGCGTGCGACACCACGGTGCGCATCTGCGGCTTCGACCCCGCTGAGCTTACCTTGGAGCACACGCTCGACGAGGTGATGGGGCTCGCCTCGCTCTGGCGACTCACGAGCGGCGCGCGCACGCTCAGCCTGTAG
- a CDS encoding rhodanese-like domain-containing protein, with product MELLISCSELFERLGDDDVLVLDVRSGADWERLPMHVPGALRLAPEELAGSLSMLPDDELIVLCGTAPAELDARRASLLLRRSGRTARVLAGGLHAWILGGLPTERHASTQDAAHGQSA from the coding sequence GTGGAGCTGCTCATCTCCTGCAGCGAGCTGTTCGAGCGACTGGGTGACGACGACGTGCTCGTGCTGGATGTGCGCTCCGGCGCGGACTGGGAGCGCCTGCCCATGCACGTGCCGGGCGCCCTGCGGCTCGCCCCCGAGGAGCTGGCGGGGTCCCTCTCCATGCTCCCGGACGACGAGCTGATCGTGCTCTGTGGCACCGCGCCCGCCGAGCTCGACGCGCGCCGCGCCTCGCTGCTGCTGCGCCGCTCTGGCCGCACGGCCCGCGTGCTCGCGGGCGGCCTCCACGCCTGGATCCTGGGCGGACTGCCCACTGAGCGCCACGCCAGCACGCAGGATGCGGCCCACGGCCAGTCCGCGTGA
- a CDS encoding GNAT family N-acetyltransferase gives MSTPDTPQPVTLAEVKNEADLIQALAIREVVFIEEQHVPEGIERDAEDARAYHVLAFQGGHAIGTGRLVMMAAPPPGETGGRWAQVGRMAVLQSHRKARVGSLLLTQLEDEARRRQVTGILLHAQLYALEFYKKKGYEPLGPVFQEAGIEHLEMRKRL, from the coding sequence ATGTCGACTCCGGATACCCCCCAGCCGGTCACCCTCGCCGAGGTCAAGAACGAGGCGGATCTGATCCAGGCGCTCGCCATTCGCGAGGTCGTCTTCATCGAGGAGCAGCACGTCCCGGAGGGCATCGAGCGCGATGCAGAGGACGCGCGCGCCTACCACGTCCTCGCGTTCCAGGGCGGGCACGCCATCGGCACGGGGCGATTGGTGATGATGGCCGCGCCCCCGCCCGGCGAGACCGGCGGCCGCTGGGCGCAGGTGGGCCGCATGGCCGTGCTGCAGTCGCACCGCAAGGCCCGCGTGGGCTCGCTGCTGCTCACCCAGCTGGAGGACGAGGCGCGCCGCCGCCAGGTGACGGGCATCCTGCTGCACGCGCAGCTGTACGCGCTCGAGTTCTACAAGAAGAAGGGCTACGAGCCGCTCGGCCCGGTCTTCCAGGAGGCCGGCATCGAGCACCTCGAGATGCGCAAGCGCCTCTGA
- a CDS encoding MFS transporter yields MTAPPQVAGRSALAGFYFLYFAALGITQPFLPAYLASLSLSATQVGLLLALGPLMSLLMPPLWGHLADRTGRPDRVLTLLATCACLAFAPLLFATRFATLLLVLATYALFVSSVTALADALTLHRVAHVGGSYARLRLFGSVGFVLSTTAFGLATVRPDRSAVAIPLGLVAAYALWSLRIRAPSAPGAAVTPLAGLRLLAPRDVRLLLGATCLHWLACAPYNGLLSLHVEALGLRPAVVGLSSGLGVAAEVGVMLLHPQLARRLAPRHLLFLAFAASAVRWAGMAATRSPVAIVALSLLHGMTFGAFYVASVAFMAERSPPALRASGQTLFVSVSFGLGGLLGYVSAGAGYDWLGGHRLYGVAALLEVAAALLVLGVHPPAQASGVPLPGRQGPGGETGRSAHPG; encoded by the coding sequence ATGACGGCGCCCCCGCAGGTTGCCGGGCGCAGCGCGCTCGCAGGCTTCTACTTCCTGTACTTCGCAGCGCTGGGCATCACCCAGCCCTTCCTGCCCGCCTACCTCGCCTCCCTCTCCCTCAGCGCGACGCAGGTGGGGCTGCTGCTCGCGCTGGGCCCTCTCATGTCCCTGCTGATGCCGCCGCTGTGGGGCCACCTCGCGGACCGCACGGGGCGGCCGGACCGCGTGCTCACCCTGCTCGCCACCTGCGCCTGCCTCGCCTTCGCGCCGCTGCTCTTCGCCACGCGCTTCGCCACCCTGCTGCTCGTGCTGGCGACCTACGCGCTGTTCGTCTCCTCGGTGACCGCGCTCGCCGACGCGCTCACCCTGCACCGGGTGGCCCACGTGGGCGGCAGCTACGCGCGCCTGCGGCTCTTCGGCTCGGTGGGCTTCGTGCTGAGCACCACGGCCTTCGGGCTCGCCACCGTGCGCCCGGACCGCTCGGCGGTCGCCATCCCGCTGGGGCTCGTGGCCGCGTACGCGCTCTGGAGCCTGCGCATCCGCGCGCCGAGTGCCCCGGGCGCGGCCGTCACTCCGCTCGCGGGGCTGCGGCTGCTCGCACCCCGCGACGTGCGGCTGCTGCTCGGGGCCACCTGTCTGCACTGGCTCGCCTGCGCGCCGTACAACGGCCTGCTCTCGCTGCACGTCGAGGCGCTCGGGCTGCGGCCCGCGGTGGTGGGCCTGTCCTCCGGGTTGGGGGTGGCGGCGGAGGTGGGGGTGATGCTGCTGCATCCGCAGCTCGCGCGGCGGCTCGCTCCGCGCCACCTGCTCTTCCTCGCCTTCGCCGCGAGCGCCGTGCGCTGGGCAGGGATGGCGGCGACGCGCTCGCCCGTGGCGATCGTCGCGCTGTCGCTCCTGCACGGGATGACCTTCGGCGCGTTCTACGTCGCCAGCGTGGCCTTCATGGCGGAGCGCTCGCCGCCGGCGCTGCGCGCCTCCGGCCAGACGCTGTTCGTGTCCGTGAGCTTCGGCCTGGGCGGCCTGCTCGGCTACGTGAGCGCGGGCGCGGGCTACGACTGGCTCGGCGGCCACCGGCTCTACGGCGTGGCTGCGCTGCTGGAGGTTGCCGCAGCGCTGCTGGTGCTGGGCGTGCACCCTCCTGCGCAGGCCTCCGGCGTCCCTCTTCCCGGACGGCAGGGGCCCGGGGGTGAGACGGGCCGCAGCGCGCATCCCGGGTAG
- a CDS encoding HEAT repeat domain-containing protein: MHRPLALSRLLLWLGAAVLPGSACARPAPPATSPSAVAAPAPASAARSTACAPVDALLAEPRSSVPLPLDAVEALGRCEDPRAEVRLRALVEDPHVAPPVRAAAALALGQQAGRVALPVLAPMLSDRDGEVRAAAARALGGLGGDTARSALEERLAAEESERVREALQQSLSRLEP; the protein is encoded by the coding sequence ATGCACCGCCCCCTCGCGCTGAGCCGCCTGCTGCTGTGGCTCGGCGCCGCCGTCCTCCCAGGGAGCGCCTGCGCGCGCCCCGCTCCGCCCGCGACGTCGCCCTCCGCAGTGGCTGCGCCTGCGCCCGCTTCCGCGGCCCGCAGCACGGCCTGCGCTCCGGTGGACGCGCTGCTCGCGGAGCCCCGCAGCAGCGTGCCGCTGCCGCTCGATGCCGTGGAGGCACTGGGGCGCTGCGAGGATCCCCGCGCCGAGGTGCGCCTGCGCGCGCTCGTGGAGGACCCACACGTCGCGCCGCCCGTGCGTGCCGCCGCCGCGCTCGCCCTGGGGCAGCAGGCCGGGCGCGTGGCCCTGCCCGTGCTCGCGCCGATGCTCTCGGACCGCGACGGCGAGGTTCGCGCCGCCGCGGCGAGGGCGCTGGGCGGCCTGGGTGGAGACACGGCGCGCAGCGCCCTGGAGGAGCGTCTCGCGGCCGAGGAGTCCGAGCGCGTGCGCGAGGCCCTGCAGCAGAGCCTCAGCCGGCTGGAGCCTTGA